The genomic window TGACAAAGATCTTGCCGTCGCCGATGCGACCTGTTTTCGCTGCCTGCTCGATGGCGTCTACCACCTTGCTTACCACTTCGTCGGACACGATGATTTCCATCTTGATCTTCGGGATGAAATCAACCACGTACTCGGCGCCGCGGTAAAGCTCGGTGTGCCCTTTTTGACGACCGAAACCTTTGACCTCACCGATGGTGA from Geomonas ferrireducens includes these protein-coding regions:
- a CDS encoding P-II family nitrogen regulator, with amino-acid sequence MKKVEAIIKPFKLDEVKEALNEIGIQGITIGEVKGFGRQKGHTELYRGAEYVVDFIPKIKMEIIVSDEVVSKVVDAIEQAAKTGRIGDGKIFVTPVEEVVRIRTGERGEDAL